A genome region from Acidobacteriota bacterium includes the following:
- a CDS encoding type II secretion system protein GspG — protein sequence MSIGLKVVLAVIGGFVLIAFIGILAALLIPNFLDALQMAKQKRTLADFRDVGIALNAYALDNGQFPDVTTIAALSAALEPDYLEAMPRTDGWERPFVYRCGSGPWGSEGCQGFRLVSAGRDGVFEFDDPWSYEAGLIERGAYDEDLVMATEGPLREPAPR from the coding sequence ATGTCGATCGGGCTCAAGGTCGTCCTGGCGGTGATCGGGGGCTTCGTCCTCATCGCCTTCATCGGCATCCTGGCCGCGCTTCTGATTCCCAATTTCCTCGACGCCCTGCAGATGGCCAAGCAGAAGCGTACCCTGGCCGACTTCCGGGACGTGGGCATCGCCTTGAACGCCTATGCTCTGGACAACGGCCAATTCCCGGATGTCACCACCATCGCCGCCCTGTCGGCGGCACTAGAGCCCGACTACCTCGAAGCCATGCCGCGCACCGATGGTTGGGAGAGGCCCTTTGTGTATCGCTGCGGTAGCGGCCCCTGGGGTTCGGAGGGTTGCCAGGGCTTCCGCTTGGTGAGCGCCGGTCGTGACGGCGTGTTCGAGTTCGACGATCCGTGGTCCTACGAGGCGGGGCTGATCGAACGGGGTGCCTACGACGAGGACTTGGTGATGGCCACCGAGGGACCGCTGCGCGAGCCGGCCCCCCGATGA
- a CDS encoding EAL domain-containing protein, translated as MAMMHSHSPVSAMESETLDSAWFDHAPVALVLCRGAQPVAVNDRALDLFGRPRWELLDGPLSTWAETFGAAELECFLSDNGTPSAESLEVAFQRSDGERRWFELSKGLLPGVDESEDILLAVADITAFKELEQIGRQQQTRLKLAQRAGRSVTWNWDVEADHVSAPGEEEALRQLTGGEGPLRRHDLVKFVQPVDQAALQEALQRTVQSGQPLAIEVNTLLPAAPTVGVHPGGYRRVLLRGAAVDGPRRRVVGVATDVTERHRTEEALRVERARAEVTLRAIGDAVIRTDAAGQIDFLNTAAETLLGTGGVDLRGRSFERAVRLLDSASRQPMADPLRRCLQAEGAMHCSLLGPGGERDIRLLASALRDGEGVVEGMVLVVRDLTEEQTAARQATYLSTHDELTGLARRPEFESRLQAVIEEAAKGQPEEALALCHLDFDSLELVDEVNGLGAGNEVLSQSASLLKCLLSGRDVLGRLEGSQIGILLRDCPPEKAREITDGLLRELVSMRFGGAGRGFQVRASLGLVFVSLRGGAEQAMETAAAAAAAARRKGGNQIREYRPDDDELSDRWSLVDRVRAIHHALESDGLRLFSQTVRPVVDRESAGAEGCERFELSVRMVGASGELLESEEFLPIAEKHRLSAAIDRWVVSRACEILVTEKRPVRVGIPLSRQSIADPSFVTFARAQTRRLDTERRRILFIITEDADSPETRRHMSELREQGFRFVLADFGRGRSSFATLRELPVDFLKIDGNLVRGMTADPTQQALVEAVNHIGHVMQLKTIAEGVDEAATLDLLRRMRVDFAQGSWVGSPKSRAVSTGPGPSAEA; from the coding sequence ATGGCGATGATGCACTCTCATTCTCCGGTCTCTGCGATGGAAAGCGAAACCCTGGACAGCGCGTGGTTCGACCACGCGCCGGTCGCCCTGGTGTTGTGCCGCGGGGCTCAACCGGTGGCGGTCAACGACCGTGCCCTGGACCTCTTCGGCCGGCCCCGCTGGGAACTGCTGGACGGCCCCCTCTCCACCTGGGCGGAAACCTTCGGCGCCGCCGAGCTGGAGTGCTTCCTGAGCGACAACGGGACGCCCTCGGCAGAATCGTTGGAAGTCGCCTTCCAACGCTCCGATGGCGAAAGGCGCTGGTTCGAATTGTCGAAGGGCCTGCTGCCGGGCGTCGACGAATCCGAGGACATCCTGCTCGCCGTGGCGGACATCACCGCCTTCAAGGAACTGGAGCAGATCGGCCGCCAGCAGCAGACTCGCCTGAAGCTGGCGCAGCGGGCCGGCCGCAGCGTGACCTGGAATTGGGATGTCGAGGCGGATCACGTTTCGGCTCCGGGCGAGGAGGAGGCGCTGCGCCAGCTCACCGGCGGCGAAGGTCCGCTCCGTCGCCACGACCTGGTGAAGTTCGTCCAGCCGGTGGACCAAGCCGCGCTGCAGGAGGCCCTCCAGCGAACCGTGCAGAGCGGCCAACCCCTTGCGATCGAGGTCAACACCCTGCTGCCGGCCGCGCCAACGGTCGGAGTCCACCCGGGCGGCTACCGGCGGGTGCTGCTGCGCGGCGCGGCGGTCGACGGGCCGCGCCGCCGGGTGGTCGGCGTGGCGACGGACGTTACCGAGCGTCATCGTACCGAGGAAGCCCTGCGCGTCGAGCGCGCGCGGGCGGAGGTGACCCTGCGTGCGATCGGTGATGCGGTGATCCGGACCGATGCGGCGGGGCAGATCGACTTCCTGAACACCGCCGCCGAAACCTTGCTGGGCACGGGTGGAGTGGATCTGCGCGGCCGCTCCTTCGAGCGCGCCGTCCGGTTGCTCGATTCCGCCAGCCGGCAGCCGATGGCCGATCCTTTGCGTCGCTGTCTGCAGGCCGAAGGGGCGATGCACTGTTCGCTGCTGGGGCCCGGTGGCGAACGCGACATCCGCCTGCTGGCGTCGGCCCTGCGCGATGGCGAGGGCGTCGTCGAGGGCATGGTGTTGGTCGTAAGGGATCTCACCGAAGAGCAGACGGCCGCCCGCCAAGCGACTTACCTATCCACTCACGACGAGCTGACCGGCCTGGCCCGTCGGCCGGAATTCGAGAGCCGGCTGCAGGCGGTGATCGAAGAAGCGGCCAAAGGTCAGCCGGAAGAAGCGCTCGCCCTCTGTCATCTCGACTTCGACTCACTGGAGTTGGTGGACGAGGTCAATGGCCTCGGGGCCGGCAACGAGGTGCTGTCGCAGAGCGCTTCGTTGCTCAAATGCCTGCTCAGCGGACGGGACGTCCTCGGACGCCTCGAGGGCAGTCAGATCGGCATCCTGCTGCGCGACTGCCCGCCGGAAAAGGCCCGGGAGATCACCGACGGCTTGCTGCGGGAATTGGTGAGCATGCGCTTCGGCGGCGCCGGGCGCGGCTTTCAGGTTCGCGCCAGCCTCGGCTTGGTTTTTGTGAGTTTGCGCGGCGGTGCCGAGCAGGCGATGGAAACCGCCGCGGCGGCCGCGGCGGCCGCTCGCCGGAAGGGCGGCAACCAGATCCGCGAATACCGGCCCGACGACGACGAGCTTTCCGATCGTTGGAGCCTGGTGGATCGCGTGCGCGCCATCCATCACGCCCTCGAGAGCGATGGTCTACGCCTCTTCTCGCAGACCGTTCGGCCCGTGGTGGATCGCGAGTCCGCTGGCGCTGAGGGGTGTGAGCGGTTTGAACTGTCCGTTCGCATGGTGGGTGCGAGCGGTGAACTTCTGGAGTCCGAAGAATTCCTTCCGATCGCCGAAAAGCATCGCCTGTCGGCAGCGATCGATCGCTGGGTGGTGAGCCGAGCGTGCGAGATCTTGGTGACCGAGAAACGGCCGGTGCGGGTGGGAATTCCCCTGTCCCGCCAATCGATAGCCGACCCCAGCTTCGTGACCTTTGCGCGTGCTCAGACCCGTCGGTTAGACACTGAGCGCCGGCGCATCCTGTTCATCATTACCGAGGACGCGGACTCTCCGGAAACCCGCCGCCACATGAGCGAGCTGCGAGAGCAGGGGTTTCGCTTCGTTCTGGCGGACTTCGGCCGCGGCCGGAGTTCCTTTGCCACGCTGCGGGAGTTGCCGGTAGACTTCTTGAAAATCGACGGCAATCTCGTCCGCGGAATGACGGCAGATCCGACCCAGCAGGCGCTGGTGGAAGCGGTCAACCACATCGGTCACGTGATGCAGCTCAAGACCATCGCCGAAGGAGTGGACGAGGCCGCGACCCTCGACCTGTTGCGACGCATGCGGGTGGACTTTGCGCAGGGCTCCTGGGTCGGCTCGCCGAAATCGCGAGCGGTTTCCACCGGGCCCGGACCGTCGGCGGAAGCCTAG
- a CDS encoding VWA domain-containing protein: protein MKRLLPTLLLAILLGTGAAVAQPGQSLSLGHARQVSDRPTTVRVYLDVLDDEGKPVENVSADQLQATLGGDQTDVASVEPFDDTGEGVGYIFLVDISKSLSEREFDRIRQALELWFEDLRETDRAAIIAFGDYSRLVVDFTSDPQALREGLAGLGPTDDQTLLHRAMVDALAIGRQRDREIPGRPVLVVLTDGKDEGSGLLADDVLERLRTDPMPIYAIGVSKQPAGERERYLGVLHRLASNSGGAFIDGGERFEDGYRAARDAIRRVWVAEVSCPDCQLDGENRRLQIRLQQGHRLLSQGTDVRLLPTPTAGDRPATEGEAPAVDVDSADQRSADEEPEAPAVGTGDRFADQAPGEEAGEAGTVAARGVGGRGVGAPWWRQPLLWLALLALALLIWLLLRMRRRPAPEGTEGDANASGGVTLPPVTVPDTSEFEAMQGERLVDPRSVRFVVLRGSRKGREYRVLLRDRAVVGARSTCDLVLTDEADIAPEQFELTQVAKDVFLRNLSERSPTLVNGLASTDGHVLKSNDLVGTRETILRAVIF, encoded by the coding sequence ATGAAACGCCTCCTCCCGACTCTCCTGCTCGCCATCCTGCTGGGGACCGGTGCGGCCGTGGCGCAACCCGGCCAGAGCCTGTCCCTCGGCCACGCCCGGCAGGTCAGCGATCGTCCGACCACCGTGCGGGTCTACCTCGACGTACTCGACGACGAGGGAAAGCCGGTGGAGAACGTCTCCGCCGATCAGTTACAGGCCACCCTCGGCGGCGACCAGACCGACGTTGCCAGCGTCGAGCCCTTTGACGATACCGGCGAGGGTGTGGGCTACATCTTCTTGGTGGACATCTCGAAATCCCTGAGCGAACGGGAGTTCGACCGCATCCGCCAGGCCCTCGAGCTGTGGTTTGAAGATCTTCGAGAGACGGATCGCGCGGCGATCATTGCCTTCGGTGATTACAGTCGCCTGGTGGTGGACTTCACCAGCGATCCGCAAGCGCTGCGCGAGGGTCTCGCCGGCCTCGGCCCGACGGACGACCAAACGCTCCTCCACCGGGCGATGGTCGACGCCCTGGCGATCGGTCGCCAGCGAGATCGTGAAATCCCCGGACGACCGGTCTTGGTGGTGTTGACGGACGGCAAGGACGAGGGCAGCGGCCTGCTGGCGGACGACGTACTGGAGCGGCTACGCACCGATCCCATGCCGATCTACGCCATCGGCGTGAGCAAGCAGCCGGCCGGGGAGCGCGAGAGATACCTCGGCGTGCTCCACCGGCTGGCGTCCAATTCCGGTGGTGCTTTCATCGACGGCGGCGAACGGTTCGAGGACGGATACCGTGCTGCCAGGGACGCCATCCGCCGGGTGTGGGTGGCCGAGGTGAGCTGTCCGGACTGTCAACTCGACGGCGAAAACCGACGCCTTCAGATCCGCCTACAGCAGGGCCACCGGCTGCTCTCCCAGGGCACCGATGTTCGCCTGCTGCCGACCCCGACGGCGGGAGACCGGCCCGCCACCGAGGGCGAGGCGCCCGCCGTTGATGTCGACTCCGCAGATCAGCGCTCGGCGGACGAGGAGCCGGAGGCGCCCGCCGTCGGTACCGGCGACCGCTTCGCCGACCAGGCCCCCGGGGAAGAGGCCGGGGAGGCGGGAACCGTCGCCGCCCGCGGCGTCGGCGGAAGAGGCGTGGGCGCGCCCTGGTGGCGTCAGCCTCTCCTCTGGTTGGCGCTTCTCGCCCTGGCTCTGCTGATCTGGTTGCTCCTGCGCATGCGTCGTCGGCCTGCTCCCGAGGGAACCGAGGGCGATGCGAACGCCAGCGGCGGGGTCACCTTGCCGCCGGTTACCGTTCCGGACACCTCCGAATTCGAGGCGATGCAGGGGGAGCGGCTGGTCGATCCTCGCAGCGTCCGCTTCGTGGTTCTGCGCGGCAGCCGCAAAGGGCGCGAATATCGGGTGCTGCTGCGCGACCGGGCGGTGGTCGGAGCGCGTTCCACCTGCGATCTCGTGTTGACCGACGAGGCGGATATCGCCCCGGAGCAGTTCGAATTGACCCAGGTGGCGAAAGATGTCTTCCTGCGCAATCTCTCCGAGCGCTCACCGACTCTGGTCAACGGCCTCGCCTCCACCGATGGCCACGTGTTGAAGAGCAACGACCTGGTAGGTACCCGCGAAACCATCCTCCGCGCCGTTATTTTCTGA
- the pssA gene encoding CDP-diacylglycerol--serine O-phosphatidyltransferase codes for MSHPKPSRLIVPGALTAANIVTGFLAMVAAAEDRFDTAVYLLMAAIILDILDGRVARILKATSKFGQELDSFSDALSFGAAPAFLVHRALFAEIGPIGIGISATYLLAAILRLARFNLTSDVHQKAPRTTGLPSPIGAGYLMALTLMRDEIPLAISASLVVVIAVLMVSRIPLPEVTSGPAVAATLFIGLGNYLAVVVYPNWYTVGWWSLWNVVILLVARATGRRSADSTG; via the coding sequence GTGTCCCATCCCAAACCCTCGCGGTTGATCGTTCCCGGCGCTCTGACGGCGGCCAACATCGTGACCGGCTTTCTCGCCATGGTCGCGGCGGCGGAGGATCGCTTCGACACCGCCGTTTATCTGCTGATGGCGGCGATCATCCTCGATATCCTGGATGGCCGAGTGGCCCGCATTCTCAAGGCCACCAGCAAGTTCGGACAAGAACTCGACAGCTTCAGCGACGCCTTGAGCTTCGGAGCCGCCCCGGCCTTTCTGGTGCACCGGGCACTATTCGCGGAGATCGGTCCGATCGGCATTGGGATCTCCGCCACCTACCTGCTGGCGGCAATTCTGCGGCTGGCGCGCTTCAATCTGACCTCCGATGTCCACCAAAAAGCGCCGCGCACCACGGGATTGCCCTCACCCATCGGAGCCGGCTACTTGATGGCCCTGACCCTGATGCGCGACGAGATTCCGCTCGCGATCTCCGCTTCGCTGGTGGTGGTGATCGCAGTCCTGATGGTGTCGCGGATCCCCCTGCCGGAAGTCACCAGCGGCCCGGCCGTCGCCGCCACCCTATTCATCGGTCTTGGCAACTACCTGGCGGTGGTCGTGTACCCCAACTGGTACACGGTGGGCTGGTGGAGCCTGTGGAACGTGGTCATTCTGCTGGTGGCCCGCGCCACCGGGCGGCGATCCGCGGATTCCACCGGTTGA
- a CDS encoding sodium-dependent transporter, which translates to MQKSRGHWSSRLGFVLAAAGSAIGLGNLWKFPYITWHNEGGAFVLVYLLCIAAVGFPIMVAEILVGRKTQRSAVGALREAVGPAWGVVGGWGVLTGFVILSFYTVVAGWTLSYFWRCMNWTINGYPETLKPADVFGGFIGQGWLQVALAAVFMAITMAVIFRGVGQGIERIARVLLPTLMVILVILMGSALTMEGAGEALAFIFAPTFSELPWGGVLEALGHSFFTLSLGMGAMITYGSYLKKNTSVVRSAGMVVVLDTVIALAATVTMFSVIFSKAGMAEQISRSTAGMLFITLPELFYTVVPMGAILAPLFYLLVGFAALTSTISLLEVVVAYFIDERGWSRKKATTACGLFVYSISLLCALSLGAWEPLSTFEVFQGKAGVFNTLDHLAANWMLPTGGFLITLAVGWFLSRKESEAELMDGTQPGWFSYGSWRIFIRYISPAAVAAIILAVIFLGADFT; encoded by the coding sequence ATGCAGAAATCCCGCGGTCACTGGAGTTCGCGGCTAGGTTTCGTACTGGCCGCGGCCGGTAGTGCCATCGGCCTCGGGAATCTGTGGAAGTTCCCCTACATCACCTGGCACAACGAGGGCGGCGCCTTCGTTCTGGTATACCTCCTTTGCATCGCGGCGGTGGGTTTTCCGATCATGGTGGCGGAGATTCTGGTCGGCCGAAAAACCCAGCGCAGCGCCGTCGGAGCATTGCGCGAGGCGGTGGGTCCGGCCTGGGGGGTGGTGGGCGGTTGGGGGGTGCTCACCGGATTCGTCATCTTGAGCTTTTATACGGTGGTCGCAGGCTGGACCCTCTCCTACTTCTGGCGCTGCATGAACTGGACGATCAACGGCTATCCGGAGACTCTCAAGCCAGCGGACGTGTTTGGGGGGTTCATCGGCCAGGGTTGGCTGCAGGTGGCGCTGGCCGCCGTCTTCATGGCCATCACCATGGCGGTGATCTTCCGGGGCGTGGGTCAAGGCATCGAGCGCATCGCGCGCGTCTTGCTGCCGACCTTGATGGTCATCCTGGTGATCCTAATGGGCAGTGCGTTGACCATGGAGGGAGCCGGCGAGGCCCTCGCCTTCATCTTCGCCCCCACCTTCTCGGAATTGCCCTGGGGCGGCGTGCTCGAAGCTCTAGGACACTCCTTCTTTACCCTGTCCCTCGGCATGGGTGCGATGATCACCTACGGCTCGTACCTCAAGAAAAACACCTCCGTGGTGCGCTCCGCCGGGATGGTAGTGGTGCTCGACACGGTCATCGCTCTGGCGGCGACGGTCACCATGTTCTCGGTGATCTTCTCCAAGGCGGGCATGGCCGAGCAGATCAGCCGATCGACCGCCGGCATGCTCTTCATCACCTTGCCGGAGCTGTTCTATACGGTGGTTCCGATGGGTGCAATCCTGGCGCCGCTGTTCTACCTGCTGGTGGGCTTCGCGGCTCTGACCTCCACCATCTCGCTCCTCGAAGTGGTCGTCGCCTACTTCATCGACGAACGTGGCTGGAGCCGCAAGAAAGCGACCACCGCCTGCGGTTTATTCGTGTACTCCATCAGCTTGCTCTGCGCCCTTTCGCTCGGGGCTTGGGAGCCGCTCTCGACCTTCGAGGTTTTCCAGGGCAAAGCGGGTGTGTTCAACACCCTCGACCACCTCGCGGCCAACTGGATGCTGCCCACCGGCGGCTTCCTCATCACCCTGGCGGTCGGCTGGTTCTTGAGCCGAAAAGAGTCCGAGGCGGAACTGATGGACGGTACCCAACCGGGCTGGTTCAGCTACGGATCCTGGCGGATCTTCATCCGCTACATCTCCCCAGCGGCCGTCGCCGCCATCATCCTGGCCGTGATCTTCCTGGGCGCGGACTTCACGTAG
- a CDS encoding SDR family oxidoreductase yields MPRNEPSVPEEISPSRYIEKVSLMTGEVQDEEFSPHRLLVNSHRDYHVVDMQARRFMSRVVAATGDEDRARRRMKEVRRLGHKTAQMLAKVTRQDPEKIASALFGLKDREYFFRYKRHPHTREEIDQTLERLRGEAEARLTAATGPEGKGLRVLLTGGTGFVGQEILWQASHNDAVRELVVVIRPKEIRDRKTKEVVRTLSPAERGETLLDRLWLTEPEQRQKFRFVAGDVEQPNLGISDEDLEELTRTITHVIHCAASVAFDDPYEKSFRANVTGTLNALRFSHALQSAPDSRFIAHLGIETSYIHGRQTSDVAREDEIIFPRNFYNNYYELTKAIASIETERFMLDKGLRVVQLNPAIVIGESRAGNNRGDTKVVNAPVNAFGRAHQALTVPKEDQKWFDRSTASVIAKMACIFPGDPTAEINLIPVDRVVEGILAALTKPSAVGERVHLATDNRLTSEQIQKTVKEELGVEVTLADPTLHRNITLPVLTRLLKGIKQPKLAHALDKLGTIFGGYSEWGQPIHEVGNDVRVLGLSQERPNTRHAFRMLCRHNRYVQNYGQVRDADEISRREKVWWDFILELEEETGRPAGAMSAEEFRTAVEERLDLATFERRKEVPPS; encoded by the coding sequence ATGCCGAGAAACGAACCGTCGGTTCCGGAAGAGATTTCACCTTCCCGCTATATCGAGAAGGTGAGCCTGATGACCGGCGAAGTCCAGGACGAAGAGTTTTCCCCCCATCGGCTGCTGGTCAACAGCCATCGCGACTACCACGTGGTGGACATGCAGGCGCGGCGCTTCATGAGCCGGGTGGTGGCGGCCACCGGCGACGAGGATCGCGCCCGGCGACGGATGAAGGAAGTTCGGCGCCTCGGACACAAGACGGCGCAGATGCTCGCCAAGGTCACCCGCCAGGATCCGGAGAAGATCGCCAGCGCGCTCTTTGGCTTGAAGGACCGCGAGTATTTCTTCCGCTACAAGCGCCACCCGCACACCCGCGAGGAGATCGACCAGACCCTCGAACGGCTGCGCGGCGAGGCCGAAGCGAGGCTGACGGCGGCGACCGGGCCAGAAGGCAAGGGCCTGCGGGTGCTCCTCACCGGCGGCACCGGCTTCGTCGGCCAGGAGATCCTGTGGCAGGCGTCCCACAACGATGCCGTGCGCGAGTTGGTGGTGGTGATCCGCCCGAAGGAGATTCGCGACCGCAAGACCAAGGAGGTGGTGCGCACCCTGTCGCCGGCGGAGCGCGGCGAGACGCTCCTCGACCGCCTGTGGCTTACCGAACCCGAACAACGCCAGAAGTTCCGCTTCGTGGCCGGCGACGTCGAACAGCCGAACCTGGGGATTTCCGACGAGGACCTGGAGGAGCTGACCCGCACGATCACTCACGTCATTCACTGCGCCGCCAGCGTGGCCTTCGACGACCCCTACGAGAAGTCTTTCCGGGCCAACGTCACCGGCACCTTGAACGCGCTGCGTTTCTCCCACGCCCTGCAGTCGGCGCCGGACAGCCGATTCATCGCCCATCTGGGCATCGAGACGTCCTACATCCACGGCCGCCAGACCAGCGACGTGGCGCGGGAAGACGAGATCATCTTCCCGCGCAACTTCTACAACAACTACTACGAGCTGACCAAGGCGATCGCCTCGATCGAAACGGAGCGCTTCATGCTGGACAAGGGGCTACGGGTGGTGCAGCTCAATCCGGCGATCGTGATCGGCGAGTCTCGCGCCGGCAACAACCGCGGCGACACCAAGGTGGTGAACGCCCCGGTCAACGCCTTCGGCCGCGCCCACCAGGCCCTCACCGTTCCCAAGGAAGACCAGAAGTGGTTTGACCGCTCGACGGCTTCGGTGATCGCCAAGATGGCCTGCATCTTCCCGGGCGACCCGACCGCAGAGATCAACCTGATCCCGGTGGACCGGGTGGTGGAGGGCATCCTCGCGGCGCTCACCAAGCCCAGCGCCGTAGGCGAGCGGGTTCACCTGGCGACGGACAACCGCCTGACCTCCGAGCAGATCCAAAAGACGGTGAAGGAGGAACTCGGCGTGGAGGTCACGCTGGCGGATCCCACCCTGCACCGAAACATCACCCTGCCGGTTCTGACCCGCCTGCTCAAGGGCATCAAGCAGCCCAAGCTCGCCCACGCCCTGGACAAGCTCGGAACGATTTTCGGCGGATACAGCGAATGGGGCCAACCGATCCACGAAGTCGGCAACGACGTTCGGGTGTTGGGTCTTTCCCAGGAGCGGCCGAACACCCGTCACGCTTTTCGCATGCTCTGCCGGCACAACCGCTACGTGCAGAACTACGGCCAGGTGCGCGATGCGGACGAGATCTCTCGACGGGAGAAAGTCTGGTGGGACTTCATCCTCGAACTGGAAGAAGAAACCGGCCGGCCGGCGGGTGCCATGTCCGCCGAAGAGTTCCGCACCGCCGTCGAAGAGCGCCTCGACCTCGCGACCTTCGAACGGCGAAAGGAAGTGCCGCCGAGCTGA
- a CDS encoding CD225/dispanin family protein, producing the protein MATGVRNCPSCGNFTDYNQPPPPPVKTYLVQSILVTFFCCQIFGIVGIVYAAQVNPKLQAGDVPGAQESSRKAKNWTLAGFLTGLSIFVLYFGFVFLAIIADSA; encoded by the coding sequence CTGGCGACCGGGGTCCGGAACTGTCCGAGTTGTGGCAACTTCACCGACTACAACCAACCGCCGCCGCCACCGGTCAAGACCTATCTGGTTCAGTCGATTCTGGTGACCTTCTTCTGCTGTCAGATCTTCGGCATCGTCGGGATCGTCTACGCGGCGCAGGTCAACCCCAAGCTGCAGGCCGGAGACGTTCCGGGCGCCCAGGAGTCGTCCCGCAAGGCCAAGAACTGGACCCTGGCGGGTTTCCTCACCGGGCTGTCGATCTTCGTGCTGTACTTCGGCTTCGTATTCCTGGCGATCATCGCCGACTCGGCCTAG
- a CDS encoding deoxyhypusine synthase family protein encodes MKRTLHDGREDGLEPLEPLDVEKISSFAEMLRGMSRTAFAGRRLGEAYEVLREMVEDPDCTIVVTLSGAMTIAKMGRVLCTMIDHGMADIIVSTGALMAHGLSEAIGGVHYKHDPSQSDEELYEKGYNRVYDTLEMEANLSEAERLITRVLRERDPAEPLCSFELHQAMGRKLTEEGALPSILGNAYRAGVPVYVPAFTDSELGLDVATQTLREAYRPGAEADSESFFSTAPVFNPFLDLLDITKRLVSAKRLGIFTIGGGVPRNWAQQVAPFIDVVNLRLGSELSLPRYRYAVRICPEPVHWGGLSGCTYSEGVSWGKFLSPEEGGRFAEVHSDATIAWPLLIRAVLEGRSSSDSGPPGGGGGGGEKGGT; translated from the coding sequence ATGAAACGAACCCTTCATGACGGAAGAGAGGACGGCCTCGAGCCGCTGGAGCCACTCGATGTGGAGAAAATCTCGAGCTTCGCGGAAATGCTGCGGGGAATGTCCCGCACGGCCTTTGCCGGGCGGCGGCTGGGCGAGGCCTACGAGGTGCTGCGGGAGATGGTGGAGGATCCCGACTGCACCATCGTGGTCACCCTTTCCGGCGCCATGACAATCGCCAAAATGGGTCGGGTTCTGTGCACGATGATCGACCATGGCATGGCCGACATCATCGTTTCTACTGGTGCGCTGATGGCCCACGGCCTCTCCGAAGCGATTGGCGGGGTCCACTACAAACACGATCCATCGCAAAGCGATGAGGAACTCTACGAGAAGGGCTATAACCGGGTGTACGACACCTTGGAGATGGAAGCGAATCTCAGCGAAGCCGAGCGACTCATCACCCGAGTGCTCAGGGAGCGTGACCCTGCGGAGCCACTCTGTTCCTTTGAGCTACACCAGGCGATGGGCCGGAAGCTGACCGAGGAAGGGGCTCTTCCCAGCATTCTAGGAAACGCCTATCGGGCCGGAGTGCCGGTTTATGTCCCAGCCTTTACGGACTCGGAACTCGGTCTCGATGTGGCGACTCAGACATTGCGCGAGGCCTACCGGCCGGGAGCAGAGGCCGATTCAGAGTCTTTTTTTTCGACCGCACCGGTATTCAATCCATTTCTTGATTTGCTGGATATCACCAAACGCCTCGTCTCGGCGAAACGGTTGGGAATCTTCACCATCGGAGGTGGTGTGCCGCGCAACTGGGCACAGCAGGTTGCGCCCTTCATCGATGTCGTCAATCTTCGCCTGGGCTCGGAACTGTCGCTTCCTCGCTATCGATATGCCGTGCGTATCTGCCCGGAGCCGGTGCATTGGGGCGGATTGAGTGGCTGCACCTACTCGGAAGGGGTCTCCTGGGGCAAGTTTCTGAGCCCGGAAGAGGGTGGCCGGTTTGCAGAAGTTCACTCGGACGCGACAATTGCTTGGCCGTTGCTGATCCGAGCTGTGCTCGAAGGGCGATCGTCGAGCGATTCCGGGCCGCCCGGTGGCGGCGGCGGCGGCGGCGAAAAGGGTGGCACCTAG
- a CDS encoding DUF1579 family protein, translated as MKTTAKFLGLTLVFALLAIPAFADHHEGGEGHGGEMGDMNEMMAAMQELATPGDCHKTLGATVGTFDVKMKMYPAPGAPAMESTGTSEGKWILGNRFVETNYSAEVMGQDFQGHALDGYDNQTKKYTGVWVDNMGTYTLVFKGECDPESKSRSMTANIMDPMGNKMKNRGVTTATDTGYTYESYIVTDQGEFKNLELFATRK; from the coding sequence ATGAAGACAACCGCAAAGTTCCTCGGATTGACACTGGTGTTCGCCTTGCTGGCGATCCCGGCCTTCGCCGATCACCACGAGGGTGGCGAAGGCCACGGCGGGGAAATGGGCGACATGAACGAGATGATGGCCGCCATGCAAGAGCTCGCCACGCCGGGCGATTGCCACAAGACTCTTGGCGCCACCGTCGGCACATTCGATGTGAAGATGAAGATGTACCCGGCTCCGGGTGCTCCGGCCATGGAGTCCACCGGTACCTCTGAGGGCAAGTGGATTCTCGGCAATCGTTTTGTCGAGACCAACTATTCCGCCGAGGTCATGGGTCAGGACTTCCAGGGCCATGCACTCGACGGCTACGACAATCAGACCAAGAAGTACACCGGCGTGTGGGTGGACAACATGGGTACCTACACCTTGGTCTTCAAGGGCGAGTGTGATCCGGAGAGCAAGTCGCGTTCGATGACCGCCAACATCATGGACCCGATGGGGAACAAGATGAAGAACCGAGGCGTCACCACCGCCACGGATACCGGATACACCTACGAGTCCTACATCGTGACGGACCAGGGCGAGTTCAAGAACCTCGAACTCTTCGCCACCCGCAAGTAG